From the Candidatus Atribacteria bacterium ADurb.Bin276 genome, one window contains:
- the dtd gene encoding D-tyrosyl-tRNA(Tyr) deacylase codes for MRALIQRVNQARVLIDGKIVGEIGKGMVVFLGVGKNDSSSDIDFMVRKIPQLRIFDDAQGKMNISLNEIQGEILLISQFTLYGNCRRGLRPSYDEAATPREAQNFYNQIAQKLRDQDLTIAEGVFGAMMQVELCNDGPVTILLDSKERRQA; via the coding sequence GTGAGAGCGCTTATTCAAAGGGTGAACCAGGCACGGGTTTTAATTGATGGCAAGATAGTTGGTGAGATCGGGAAAGGAATGGTGGTATTTTTAGGAGTTGGGAAAAACGATAGCTCGTCAGACATTGATTTTATGGTGAGGAAAATCCCTCAGCTTCGAATATTCGATGATGCTCAAGGTAAAATGAATATCAGTTTGAATGAAATACAAGGTGAGATTCTTCTGATATCCCAATTCACTCTTTACGGGAATTGTCGAAGAGGACTTCGCCCAAGTTATGATGAGGCGGCAACGCCACGAGAAGCCCAAAATTTTTATAATCAAATAGCTCAAAAGCTACGTGATCAGGATCTAACCATAGCTGAAGGAGTCTTCGGAGCGATGATGCAAGTTGAATTGTGTAATGATGGTCCGGTGACGATTTTGCTTGACAGCAAGGAAAGGAGACAGGCATGA
- the pdtaR gene encoding putative transcriptional regulatory protein pdtaR, which translates to MKEELDAISQISELIISDKGFEDVLRLMVNITAQVMKSNICSLMLLDEKKKVLEIKATQSVSEAYNKKPPIKLGEGVAGKVALEKKPMIIPDVCNDPYYRNKEIAEKEGLCSLVSLPLMVRGKIVGVLNLYTSKPREFHDDDIKTLTTIANQAAVVIENYRLLMESEFVKEELETRKKIERAKGFLMTEYNINEEEAYRRIQKYSMNKQKSMKEVAEAVILAWEMKKKI; encoded by the coding sequence ATGAAAGAAGAACTTGATGCCATATCACAAATCAGTGAGTTAATTATATCGGATAAAGGATTTGAAGATGTACTCCGGCTTATGGTGAATATTACCGCACAAGTGATGAAATCCAACATTTGCTCACTTATGCTTTTGGATGAAAAGAAAAAAGTCTTGGAAATTAAAGCGACCCAATCAGTTAGTGAAGCGTATAATAAAAAGCCTCCGATCAAGTTAGGAGAAGGTGTAGCCGGGAAAGTTGCTTTAGAAAAAAAACCGATGATTATACCTGACGTTTGCAACGATCCTTATTATCGGAACAAAGAAATTGCTGAAAAAGAGGGCCTTTGTTCCTTGGTAAGCCTTCCTTTAATGGTCAGAGGGAAAATAGTTGGTGTCCTTAATCTTTATACCTCAAAACCTCGAGAATTTCATGATGATGATATTAAAACCTTAACGACTATTGCTAATCAAGCAGCTGTTGTTATCGAAAATTATCGTTTACTTATGGAAAGTGAATTTGTCAAGGAAGAACTGGAGACCCGTAAAAAGATTGAAAGAGCTAAGGGATTTTTGATGACCGAATATAATATTAATGAAGAGGAAGCCTATCGAAGGATTCAGAAGTACAGTATGAATAAACAGAAGAGCATGAAAGAAGTTGCTGAAGCGGTTATTCTAGCCTGGGAAATGAAGAAAAAGATTTGA
- the glmM gene encoding Phosphoglucosamine mutase, producing the protein MEKLFGTFGIRRIVNEVLTPDFALKLAYSFGTYVNQETVVVGRDARKHSEMIYDAVISGLLACGCQVIELGLTATPTLQWACRQWGAWGAMITASHNPPQWNGIKFMEKTGKGLDREKDVEVEKIFYSEKYHLVPWNDVPQKTIKRDINDDYIRAIEAKVNLPLIQQSRFRVVVDCANGAPCLITPQLLSDLGCRVVSLNAHPDGRFPGRNPEPTPDNLTDLLTLITHASFHIGFAQDGDGDRLIVIRPNGEFVPGDYSVSLVANELAQQNIPGPIVTTVATSSMLSDIAKKTGRGFIATAVGDLVVAKALQESQGIFGCEENGGMIFPDFVWGRDGAIAAARILHIMATKEKSLDDLLQELPQYFQIKMKKTVNPEKKEKILNEIDRLTAKEKNRVTIDGYKVTYPDGSWLLIRPSGTEPLLRIFAESQEKQRAEAIVQKYLDIINSI; encoded by the coding sequence ATGGAAAAGTTATTCGGTACTTTTGGTATTCGACGAATTGTCAATGAAGTGCTCACTCCTGATTTTGCTTTAAAATTAGCTTACAGTTTTGGAACTTACGTTAATCAAGAAACCGTTGTTGTGGGGAGAGATGCCCGAAAACACAGTGAAATGATCTATGATGCCGTAATCTCCGGCCTCCTTGCTTGTGGTTGTCAAGTAATTGAATTAGGGCTCACCGCTACTCCAACCCTTCAGTGGGCTTGCCGGCAATGGGGTGCTTGGGGAGCAATGATAACTGCCAGCCATAACCCTCCTCAATGGAACGGTATTAAATTCATGGAAAAAACTGGTAAAGGTTTAGATCGGGAAAAAGATGTTGAGGTAGAAAAGATATTTTATTCGGAAAAATATCATTTAGTGCCCTGGAATGATGTTCCGCAAAAAACCATTAAACGTGATATAAACGATGATTATATTCGAGCAATCGAGGCTAAAGTAAATCTCCCCCTTATTCAACAAAGCCGATTTCGAGTTGTAGTCGATTGTGCAAATGGTGCACCATGTTTGATTACCCCTCAGTTATTAAGTGATCTCGGTTGCCGTGTAGTAAGCCTCAATGCCCATCCCGATGGTCGTTTTCCAGGGAGAAACCCTGAGCCTACTCCCGACAATCTGACCGATCTTCTTACTCTTATCACCCATGCCTCCTTTCATATCGGATTTGCTCAGGATGGAGATGGTGATCGTTTAATTGTGATACGTCCCAATGGTGAATTTGTCCCTGGTGACTATAGCGTCAGCTTAGTTGCCAACGAATTGGCCCAACAAAATATCCCCGGACCGATTGTAACCACTGTTGCCACTTCCAGCATGTTAAGCGATATTGCCAAAAAAACTGGGAGAGGTTTTATCGCCACCGCCGTTGGTGACCTGGTGGTAGCCAAAGCTCTTCAGGAAAGCCAAGGGATATTCGGTTGTGAAGAAAATGGAGGTATGATATTTCCCGACTTCGTCTGGGGAAGAGACGGCGCTATAGCAGCAGCTCGCATCCTTCATATTATGGCCACCAAAGAAAAATCGCTCGATGACCTCCTCCAAGAACTTCCCCAGTATTTCCAAATCAAGATGAAAAAAACCGTTAATCCGGAGAAAAAAGAAAAAATTTTAAACGAAATCGACCGGTTGACTGCAAAGGAAAAGAATCGGGTTACCATTGATGGATACAAAGTTACTTATCCTGATGGTTCCTGGCTTTTAATTCGGCCTTCTGGAACGGAACCACTTCTTCGTATCTTTGCCGAATCGCAAGAAAAACAAAGAGCTGAAGCTATTGTTCAAAAATATTTAGATATCATCAATTCAATATAA
- the relA gene encoding GTP pyrophosphokinase has protein sequence MLRNYEVNSIFSKTITLESLQEKIDSYNPYSDRELIKKAYDFSVDAHSGQSRLSGEPYIIHPLSVAHIVADLRMDDSTIAAALLHDVLEDTKNTEAQLKETFGKEITLLVKGVSKLNVGFHFSSKEEEQIENYRRLFVAMAEDIRVIIIKLADRLHNMRTLKYQYRDKKELIARETLEIFAPIAHRLGIGMIQTELENLSLYFLDPESYCSIQQGIEKIRDHREKQIQEATEKLSQRIQQANLVVEIQSRLKNIYSIYLKINRQNVSLEDLHDLIALRAITNTVEECYAVLGLVHSLWVPVAGRFKDYIALPKSNMYQSLHTTVIGPGGVPMEIQIRTREMHHVAEYGIAAHWRYKEGKSADSADAFNERMAWLRQILEWQQDLRTTHEFVESLKIDLFDDEVYVFTPKGDLKKLPKGSSPIDFAYLIHTEVGNNCIGARVNKQIVPLDYELKSGDIVEIISSRSSSGPSLDWLRIAKTPAARNKIRAFLRKKNRDANRERGKLFMERELEKFTLTSEEQNLVNDKITEFMEANNYKTIDDLHVIIGEGRLTIRQFIGKVVPFEIRKRFQTQRKAETKKTAQTSGDGVIIQGATGLAVKLARCCTPIPGDKIIGYVTLGKGITVHRLDCHNLTRLTQDEERLVEAEWDERYGRFYDAGLVIDALDRPKLLVDITNTVANYGVSIRSVHAHSMMNDARIYLVISVKNKVELDNLFREIKRVSNVRTVRRGGIFGLR, from the coding sequence ATGCTTCGCAATTACGAAGTAAATAGTATATTTTCAAAAACTATAACCCTTGAATCGCTTCAAGAAAAAATCGATTCCTATAACCCCTATAGCGATCGAGAACTGATAAAAAAAGCTTATGATTTCTCGGTAGACGCTCATTCAGGACAAAGTCGGCTGTCGGGTGAACCCTATATTATCCATCCATTATCAGTAGCCCATATTGTCGCTGACCTTCGCATGGATGATAGTACGATTGCTGCTGCTTTACTTCATGATGTATTAGAAGACACTAAAAACACCGAAGCTCAACTTAAAGAAACTTTTGGAAAAGAAATAACTCTGCTGGTAAAAGGAGTTAGCAAGCTGAACGTCGGCTTTCACTTTAGTTCCAAAGAAGAAGAACAGATTGAAAATTATCGACGCCTCTTTGTAGCTATGGCCGAAGATATACGGGTTATTATAATAAAATTAGCCGATCGCCTTCATAATATGCGGACCCTGAAATACCAATATCGAGATAAAAAAGAGTTGATAGCCAGAGAAACTTTGGAAATATTCGCTCCAATCGCTCATCGCCTGGGGATTGGTATGATTCAAACCGAATTGGAAAATTTAAGTCTTTATTTTCTTGACCCGGAATCTTATTGCAGCATCCAACAAGGGATAGAGAAAATTAGAGATCACCGAGAAAAACAAATCCAAGAGGCGACGGAAAAGCTCTCTCAAAGAATTCAACAAGCCAATTTGGTGGTTGAAATCCAAAGCCGTCTGAAAAATATTTATAGTATTTATTTAAAAATCAATCGTCAAAACGTAAGTCTTGAAGATCTTCATGATTTGATTGCCCTTCGAGCTATAACCAATACCGTCGAAGAGTGCTATGCAGTATTAGGACTGGTGCATTCGCTTTGGGTGCCGGTAGCAGGGAGATTTAAAGATTATATTGCTCTTCCTAAATCGAACATGTATCAATCTCTTCATACCACAGTAATCGGTCCAGGCGGAGTTCCAATGGAAATTCAAATCCGAACCAGAGAGATGCATCATGTGGCTGAGTATGGTATTGCTGCCCATTGGAGATATAAAGAAGGGAAATCCGCTGATTCAGCTGATGCCTTTAACGAACGTATGGCCTGGTTAAGGCAAATATTGGAATGGCAGCAAGATCTAAGGACTACCCATGAATTTGTCGAAAGTCTTAAAATAGACCTTTTTGATGATGAAGTATATGTGTTTACGCCCAAAGGAGATTTAAAAAAACTCCCGAAAGGATCAAGTCCTATCGATTTTGCTTATTTAATCCACACTGAAGTCGGAAATAATTGCATTGGCGCGAGAGTGAATAAGCAAATTGTTCCATTGGATTACGAACTCAAAAGTGGAGATATTGTAGAAATTATTTCTTCCCGTTCTTCTTCCGGACCCAGCTTAGATTGGTTGAGAATCGCCAAAACCCCGGCTGCTCGAAATAAAATCCGGGCATTTCTACGCAAAAAGAATCGAGATGCCAATCGAGAGCGGGGAAAATTATTTATGGAGAGGGAATTGGAGAAATTTACCCTTACCTCAGAAGAACAGAATTTGGTGAATGATAAAATTACCGAATTTATGGAAGCCAATAATTATAAAACAATCGACGATCTCCATGTTATAATCGGAGAAGGACGGCTTACCATCCGTCAATTTATTGGAAAAGTTGTTCCTTTTGAAATTCGAAAACGTTTTCAAACCCAACGAAAAGCAGAAACTAAAAAAACCGCTCAAACTAGTGGAGACGGAGTGATCATCCAGGGCGCAACCGGTTTAGCGGTGAAGTTAGCTCGTTGTTGTACGCCAATTCCTGGCGATAAAATTATCGGGTATGTAACCTTGGGGAAGGGTATCACCGTCCATCGCTTGGATTGTCATAATTTAACCAGGTTGACCCAAGATGAAGAACGATTGGTTGAGGCGGAATGGGATGAAAGGTACGGCCGTTTTTACGATGCCGGATTGGTTATTGACGCCCTGGATCGTCCAAAACTCTTGGTGGACATTACCAATACTGTTGCCAATTATGGTGTAAGTATTCGATCGGTTCATGCTCATTCCATGATGAATGATGCCCGGATATATTTAGTTATTTCGGTAAAAAATAAAGTTGAGCTTGATAACCTGTTTCGTGAAATAAAAAGGGTCTCCAATGTCAGAACTGTGCGAAGAGGAGGAATATTTGGTTTGCGGTGA
- the apt gene encoding Adenine phosphoribosyltransferase codes for MKGMKQMDLASNIRNIPDFPKAGIQFKDITTLLKNKDAFRQAVDSLFHLFDSKEVDIVVGIEARGFILGSVVAYLLNCGFVPVRKKGKLPATIRSKTYDLEYGNATLEMHIDAIEKNQKVVIIDDLLATGGTVQAVCEMVEEAGGEIVGIAFLIELESLQGRKAITKYPVYSLVKLD; via the coding sequence ATGAAGGGGATGAAACAAATGGATTTAGCCTCTAATATTCGTAATATTCCTGATTTCCCAAAAGCAGGAATTCAATTTAAAGATATAACAACTTTATTAAAAAACAAAGATGCTTTTCGCCAAGCTGTCGATTCACTGTTTCATCTTTTTGATAGTAAAGAAGTGGATATCGTGGTTGGAATCGAAGCCCGAGGTTTTATTTTAGGTTCGGTTGTTGCCTATCTTTTGAATTGTGGATTCGTACCGGTTCGAAAAAAGGGAAAGCTTCCTGCAACGATTAGGTCAAAAACCTATGATTTGGAATACGGGAATGCTACCCTGGAAATGCATATAGATGCCATAGAAAAAAATCAAAAAGTGGTCATTATCGATGATTTATTGGCAACCGGGGGAACAGTTCAAGCTGTATGTGAGATGGTTGAAGAAGCCGGTGGAGAAATCGTTGGTATTGCATTTTTAATCGAGTTAGAGTCTTTACAGGGGAGAAAAGCTATCACAAAGTACCCAGTTTATTCTTTGGTTAAATTAGACTGA
- the znuB gene encoding High-affinity zinc uptake system membrane protein ZnuB — MQRALLAGVLIGSLCAVIGIYVVLKGMSFMGAGISHAAFGGVALGFLLKVDPVLSSVFFCVASGLGIVYLSKKSHIKEDTTIGIFFASTMALGILIFGLLKGVNVDLFGYLFGNILAVTLNDLYLALLVEGAVFFFVLFYYKELLLLVLDQEMAEVSGIPVSMVYYLLVTLISLTIVISIKVVGIVLVSALLIIPSAAALQITNNFKKALVTAIIFGIASSIGGLILSYFLDTPSGATIVLFATGIFLVTSLLSSKKRD, encoded by the coding sequence ATGCAACGTGCATTGTTGGCAGGAGTTTTGATCGGTTCCTTATGTGCGGTAATCGGAATTTACGTTGTTTTAAAAGGAATGTCCTTTATGGGAGCTGGTATTTCACATGCCGCCTTTGGAGGTGTAGCCTTAGGTTTTCTTTTGAAAGTAGACCCGGTATTATCCTCGGTCTTCTTTTGTGTTGCTTCTGGTTTAGGGATTGTTTATTTATCTAAAAAAAGTCACATTAAAGAAGATACGACAATTGGAATCTTCTTTGCCAGTACGATGGCGCTGGGAATATTGATTTTCGGTCTCCTGAAAGGTGTTAATGTTGATTTGTTCGGGTATTTATTTGGTAATATTTTAGCGGTTACGCTGAACGACCTTTATCTTGCGCTTCTTGTCGAAGGAGCAGTTTTCTTTTTTGTTCTTTTTTACTACAAGGAACTCTTGCTTCTGGTATTAGATCAAGAAATGGCGGAAGTAAGTGGTATTCCGGTATCAATGGTATATTACTTACTGGTTACTTTGATTTCTCTCACGATTGTGATTTCCATAAAAGTCGTTGGAATCGTTTTAGTTTCGGCTTTACTCATCATCCCATCAGCTGCGGCTTTGCAAATCACCAATAATTTTAAAAAAGCTTTAGTGACTGCAATTATCTTCGGAATAGCCTCGTCAATAGGAGGACTCATTCTATCTTATTTTTTAGACACACCCTCTGGAGCGACTATAGTTCTTTTTGCAACAGGTATTTTTCTAGTTACCTCTCTTTTATCATCAAAAAAAAGAGATTAA
- the znuC_1 gene encoding High-affinity zinc uptake system ATP-binding protein ZnuC: MNRAQTNSIYVVEFISVSFSYQDFEVLEDVSLQVKKGEFLAVIGPNGAGKTTLLKLILGLLKPTSGKVLVFGKNINDHPNIRKRIGYVPQISKIDYSFPINVEDFVLTGRYATIGPGRLPHKHDRSAVSETLEKIGLQSLSTIQIGKLSGGQRQRILIARALINNPDMLILDEPTTAVDPKNSESLYELLLTLHQQGITILTVSHDIGVIAQYVDAIACVNRKVFVHDRPENGITDETLTEMYGREAAFFHHGIVPHIVVRRSSPVHYCSGETAEDDENHHKP, from the coding sequence ATGAACAGGGCCCAAACCAATTCTATATATGTTGTGGAATTTATTTCCGTTTCATTTTCATACCAAGATTTTGAAGTTTTAGAAGATGTTTCTCTTCAAGTTAAAAAGGGAGAATTTCTTGCTGTCATTGGGCCAAATGGAGCAGGAAAAACCACTTTATTGAAACTCATTTTAGGCCTTTTAAAACCAACCTCCGGTAAGGTATTGGTTTTCGGAAAAAATATCAACGATCATCCCAACATCCGAAAACGAATAGGCTATGTCCCGCAAATTAGTAAAATCGACTATTCTTTTCCAATTAACGTTGAAGATTTTGTTTTAACCGGTAGGTATGCAACCATTGGTCCTGGGCGTCTCCCTCATAAACACGATCGCTCGGCAGTAAGTGAAACTTTGGAAAAAATCGGCCTCCAATCACTGAGCACCATACAAATAGGCAAATTATCCGGTGGTCAGCGACAAAGAATACTGATCGCTCGGGCTTTAATAAACAATCCTGATATGTTAATCCTTGATGAACCAACCACTGCTGTTGATCCAAAAAACAGTGAAAGTCTTTATGAATTGCTTCTTACTCTTCACCAACAAGGAATCACCATCCTAACCGTTTCTCACGATATCGGTGTCATTGCTCAGTATGTCGATGCTATCGCCTGCGTCAATCGAAAGGTATTTGTCCATGATCGACCCGAAAATGGGATTACCGACGAAACCCTTACTGAAATGTACGGTCGTGAGGCTGCTTTCTTCCACCACGGAATTGTTCCTCATATAGTGGTTCGCCGATCCTCACCGGTTCATTATTGCTCAGGAGAAACCGCTGAAGACGATGAAAATCATCATAAACCTTAA
- a CDS encoding putative metallo-hydrolase has translation MSNKVKVAVYTLGDLMTNCYCLCDCNEALLIDPGSPSQELVEFLTSRKLNLRYIINTHGHIDHIRGNDFFKDYFSSVKIIIYETDMAYLNHPNLNLSTDFSQPYRSPEPDILIRGKKEPFELFDEEVYFYHSPGHTPGSMCLSFPNQKWLFCGDTLFAGSIGRTDLPGGSFQEILESLTMIMQSFDDETRVFPGHGPETTIGNEKKMNPYILEYLNCIN, from the coding sequence ATGAGTAACAAGGTGAAAGTCGCAGTCTATACATTGGGTGATTTAATGACTAATTGTTACTGTCTTTGTGATTGTAATGAAGCTCTCCTTATTGACCCTGGAAGCCCTTCCCAAGAACTAGTTGAGTTTTTAACTTCTCGTAAATTGAATTTAAGGTATATTATCAATACTCACGGACATATCGATCATATTCGGGGAAATGATTTTTTTAAGGATTATTTTTCCTCTGTCAAAATTATAATTTATGAAACTGATATGGCATATCTCAACCACCCCAATCTCAACCTATCGACAGATTTTTCTCAACCTTATCGATCACCAGAGCCAGATATTCTTATTCGAGGGAAAAAAGAACCTTTTGAATTATTTGATGAAGAGGTTTACTTTTATCATAGCCCAGGCCACACACCTGGAAGCATGTGCTTATCCTTCCCAAATCAGAAATGGTTATTTTGCGGTGATACACTTTTTGCTGGATCGATAGGAAGAACCGATCTTCCCGGTGGTTCGTTTCAGGAAATTCTTGAGTCTCTGACCATGATTATGCAATCTTTTGACGATGAAACTAGAGTCTTTCCCGGTCACGGTCCAGAAACAACTATTGGAAATGAGAAAAAAATGAATCCGTATATCCTTGAATACCTGAACTGTATTAATTAA
- a CDS encoding 2-oxoacid ferredoxin oxidoreductase has translation MNNQKKNTCLMLGNEAIARGAYESGVQVGAGYPGTPSSEILECLGRYKEVHSRWCPNEKVALEVAAGVAIAGGRALATMKHVGLNVAADPLMTISYTGVRGGLVIVVADDPGMHSSQNEQDSRNYAKFAKIPFFEPADGEEARIFTKEGFIISEKFDTPIMVRSTTRVSHSRSVVFPQERVPFTPFPYQKDAEKYVMIPAFARKRRVALEKRLETLRDWVEESDLNRMEMRDTDLGIITGGVLYNHVREVFPQASVLKLGIGYPLPFQMISDFVKKVKNVVVVEELDPFWETEIKAAGIPVEGRNRISGIGEITPDVLKSAFGIALPLPPIGDLNQYVFPRPPIMCAGCPHRGVFRVLSDLKITITGDIGCYTLGVMPPTSSIDSCICMGASISNAEGFKLAHPELTVGAVIGDSTFIHSGIGSLLDAVYNQTNILVIILDNRITAMTGGQNHPGTGVTLMGEKTSALDLEELVRALGVKEIHHLSSYDILNFRSLLKKAIKKKAGPTVFILTEPCQLIQKKGKENYYRVDSSLCRLCKKCLQLGCPAIRLNGEKVEIIAEYCHACGVCSQICQLNAIKEGSQS, from the coding sequence TTGAACAATCAAAAAAAGAATACTTGCTTAATGTTAGGGAATGAAGCAATTGCTAGAGGTGCCTATGAAAGTGGGGTTCAGGTTGGTGCTGGTTACCCAGGAACTCCCAGTAGCGAAATTCTCGAATGTCTCGGTCGATATAAGGAAGTCCATTCAAGGTGGTGCCCTAATGAAAAAGTTGCTCTCGAGGTAGCAGCTGGGGTAGCAATAGCGGGAGGGCGAGCTTTAGCCACCATGAAACATGTAGGTCTTAATGTTGCTGCTGATCCATTGATGACAATCTCCTATACTGGTGTGAGAGGCGGATTGGTTATCGTGGTAGCTGATGATCCGGGAATGCATTCTTCTCAAAATGAGCAAGACAGCCGTAACTATGCTAAATTTGCAAAAATACCTTTTTTTGAGCCAGCAGACGGCGAGGAAGCCCGGATCTTTACTAAAGAAGGATTTATTATAAGTGAAAAATTTGACACACCAATCATGGTTCGATCGACTACCCGGGTGTCACATTCTCGTTCCGTTGTGTTTCCTCAGGAGAGAGTTCCTTTTACACCTTTTCCGTATCAAAAGGATGCAGAAAAGTACGTTATGATTCCAGCGTTTGCCAGAAAACGAAGAGTTGCTCTTGAAAAGCGTTTAGAGACATTAAGAGATTGGGTAGAAGAATCAGACCTAAATCGGATGGAAATGAGAGATACTGATTTGGGAATCATTACTGGAGGCGTTCTTTATAACCATGTACGTGAGGTGTTTCCACAAGCTTCAGTATTAAAATTAGGCATTGGGTATCCTCTTCCTTTTCAGATGATATCGGATTTTGTCAAAAAGGTTAAAAATGTGGTGGTGGTTGAAGAGTTGGACCCCTTCTGGGAAACCGAAATTAAAGCAGCTGGTATTCCGGTTGAGGGAAGAAATCGAATTTCTGGAATTGGTGAAATAACCCCCGATGTCCTTAAGTCGGCATTTGGAATCGCTCTCCCATTGCCGCCAATAGGAGATTTAAATCAGTATGTTTTCCCCAGACCACCAATAATGTGTGCTGGCTGTCCTCATCGTGGAGTATTCCGAGTTCTTTCCGACCTGAAAATTACTATTACTGGGGATATTGGATGCTATACGCTGGGCGTCATGCCGCCAACCTCGTCGATTGATTCTTGCATTTGTATGGGGGCTTCGATTTCAAATGCTGAAGGTTTTAAATTAGCTCATCCCGAGTTGACCGTGGGAGCGGTAATCGGTGATTCAACATTTATTCATAGTGGGATCGGTTCTCTTTTAGATGCGGTATATAACCAAACCAACATTTTAGTAATTATTTTAGACAATCGCATCACAGCGATGACGGGAGGGCAAAATCATCCTGGAACAGGAGTAACTTTGATGGGTGAAAAAACCTCAGCACTTGATCTTGAAGAGCTGGTAAGGGCTTTAGGAGTAAAAGAAATACATCATCTTAGTTCATATGATATTTTAAATTTTCGATCCCTTCTCAAGAAAGCAATAAAAAAGAAAGCCGGACCAACGGTTTTTATTCTCACTGAACCATGCCAACTTATTCAAAAAAAAGGAAAAGAGAACTATTATCGAGTTGATTCAAGTCTCTGTCGGCTTTGCAAGAAATGTTTACAATTAGGTTGTCCGGCAATACGACTCAACGGTGAAAAGGTTGAGATTATTGCAGAATATTGTCATGCTTGTGGTGTTTGCAGCCAAATTTGCCAGCTTAACGCAATAAAGGAGGGAAGCCAATCATGA